Part of the Diabrotica virgifera virgifera chromosome 6, PGI_DIABVI_V3a genome, TcgacaaaaaaaattaagttgttttaagaaatgaaataatgtattcgtaattttaatgttattattgtatcaataaatgataaataaacattactaaaacatatttttaattaaaactaaACAACAACAGGAATCATCgttcagaaattttaaaatatactaatttacgtcgccacaggtttaacaaacaattttttttcaatgttggaatgtttcttacatacaattccacataatatgttatatttttctgggtgacgcattatatgaccaaagtattccaatttgcgccttttaactgtgttcactacttcgcaacttttattcaaacgttgcaaaaccctttcgtttgtgactctttctacccaactgatcttcagaatacggcggtagacccacatctcaaatgtttctaggttttttaaaagcgattctgtcagggccaatgcttcaaccccgtaaagtagtactgggaatatataacaccGAACcgttcttatgcgaagttccaaatttagatcaagactgcacaggattttcttaaatttcataaaacttgttcttgctttggcaattctactttttatttctgtactagggttccagctttcattaatatgagtacccagatatacaagattacttactcgttcaattgagtcattacggATTGTTacgttaaagttattattatttacggctgcctgtttactaatagccataaattttgttttcttgcgttgagtttgagtccatatatcgcgcagaacgccaccattcggttcaataacgcttgaagatgttcaattgatcctgtcACTAAGAAGATATCaactgcgtatctgatattgttcataagcataccattaatgagtatgccctcttttgcgttttccaacacttcgtttaagattgtttcagagtaaagattaaacaacatagGTGaaaatatacagccttgtcgaactctacttgatttttatttcttcagagcactgattcccaACCCTAACATATGCAGCCtagccccaatacaaatttgcgattatactaatgtccctaccgtccagaccgggcATAAGAATGGGGAAGCATAATTAGGGCAAATACCCCATTAAATATCCACAGCGATATGCCCTAGTCCTAGTCAATCAGTCATGGCAACGCTGAAAAAAATATAGGAGACAGTAATAATTGATACCTGAAGAAACCTAAATATATGAAAATCAGATTGGATTTAATTGGCAAGGCAGGATCAATAGcaaatgaaattttcattaaaagGGATATTTTAAAAAAGAGGAGATATTCCGAGATATTCTGTGGTGGACAGTGAATAAGAAATAAGTCCTCTAGAGTGTGGGTAGATTGTTGTAGTGGATTTAGAGTATGTGTAGTAGTTTATGCAGAATATGttatttaacagttttaattaatatattattctCTGTCACCAAGATCCAAGTTTCGAAGTCTGGCATCTCATTCTAGTTGATATTATAGATTATTTCTTCCTTTTCGAATAATTACCATTTCTAAATTCTGTTTAACTTAAACACTGAAATATTTCGTTGCATAGAAACAGTATCTACAAAAGTTTTAAATAAGTCACTCGATAAGATATTCTTCATAATTTTTTTACTGATATAGACCTCCTGCAGCACCAAGATAAGGTGTCAGGTTGCAAGCCTACCTCATTGTTTGGTAATTAGATATCgacataatattattttttaaaaatatgttctTCAAGAGGTTCATGGTTTGATGAATAGAGAGTTAAGGACAAAGGTTATTTCTAGGTAATATCATATCTTTTAAGTTGTTTATTCGTTCATTGCATACATTCATGATGAAATATTATTTAGAACTTCAACGATTTGGCCAAAAAAATTGTTGGTTATTTAGAACATTGAAAAGGTAGAGTTTATGGTTGTATTTCAGATGACGCAAACTTTTTTGTATAGGAAATTTATTGAATATCAGAGAATAACAACATAGAATAtactttacttacttacttacttaagccgtcctcttgtaccttacggtgtcgaggtaagtggagaaatcagacgtctccatgcctttcggtcagtagctagtcgttctgcttctctccacccaatattcctttttacgcaagcatttccaatatctgcgttccaagttcttgctggcctgcctcttcttcgtttgttgtcggaTGGCGCTTTCcgtaccctctttacagttctaccttcacccaTTCTcgtcatatgtccgaaccacgataactgtttcgtttcaagtctgtctaaggtccttccaataccgcacctttcacgtatgtcttcatttcttatacgatcacgtctggtcactccggataccgcacgtaaatatcgcatttcgcatgcttgaattttactacggatgttgttattcattgtccacgtttcactaccgtagagtagcaccggctcgtatacagtttggaacactttcatttttgttttcaggcttacttctttcttcctaataaaacttttatttagcgcATAGTAcgattttgttgcactcattaccctgctgtttatttctggttctatatttccttgtccATTCATTATTGATCCTaaatacttgaagtcctctacttgtgtaatggtctcattattcagctttacatttatattttcttgagttttcgatattactaaagctttcttttttcaatatttattttcatcccaaatttcttaaaggcttcattccaaacatttacattcacttgcaagtctttttctgattttgccacaattaccaggtcatcggcatatatcaactctgacacgtgaacttgttgaagtttatacaccttGAACTTgttgatcgggcgccacgtaacaagatctgggaaatattaaaccgtagaaatgtgaaaccgaagttaatccaagcaataaagagtatatatatatatatatatataaatgtacacgtaataatgtaagaacgaaaaatcgctcatctctagaattctacacaaggacaggtgtaagacaaggtggtgttctgagtcctttgttattcatcactctaatggacgaaattgcaaaagaatgcaggggtaagaTAAAAAGAACTAGGGTAGGGGTGTATAAACTAAACAGCATAGAatataaaagacaaaaataatttatcttTGAGACGTATATTACATTTATAGATCCTGAACTGGCCTATGAAGGGATGAACGACTccttaaatttaaacaattaaataaaaacagaatattttattacaaaaatttattaaatatgTTTTTTCACAACAaactaaaatctaataaaaaaaaattaaaattatagtaTACTAAATACAAAGTTCATAGCAATTTATCGTATAATTTCATTTCATAATTATTTAATAGTGTTTAATTTGGAATTAATGTATTATTCGCATTTGATACACAATCATTGTTCTGCCTTGCTTCGCTTGCTATACAAGAGAATACACCTTCTGCTAAGTCCAGACCAGATTTGGTAATCACTTTGAGGCCTTCAACTGCGCAAGAGTCAATGGAAGTGATGGTTTTTAATACTAAACTTTGAATTTTTGCTGTCAAAGAGTATACTTTAGGTGGGATCTAcaaacaaatagaaaaaatattgatttacaaatatttaatacctataaatatttaataccaaaaaattatataaaattttcgAATACCAAGCAGATGGAGGAAAAAAAAGACCCGATGGAGAAAAACTGTAAGAAGAGTTTATGAGAGAACTGTCTTGAGATGGAGAGAGGTCAAACAGAAAGCGAGAAATAGAGAGGAGTGAAAAAGACTTGTAGAGGAAATTttgaaagaataaaacagaagagGATGTAGGCTAAAAAACACAAGAGCACACAATACTCTCTTTAAGGAGAGAATGCCGTAGAGAAAGTGAGAGAGAgaaagtatttttaaataaaagtcgAAGTCATAATCAGTAATGACCACATTTTGGTGCGAATAAACAAAGCGTTCTTagaaaaatgaaatatttatCTCTTGGTACATTTCGTcgaaacatgtttttttatattcctaTATCAATTGGTGAgtgttctttttatttttattattccttggTTTACATAGCTTTGAATTTCTCTATTATCTTCTATTTCTATATCACACAGAGctcattctattttttttttgcctTGTACAACTTTGAGCTCAAACACAAGGTCCTTAAGGTCCCAACGGGACAGACAAATAATATAGTCCGGATAGACTAATATTAAATCAactattaaaaatcaaaattaatatttcaaGTACTTGCATCCGTTTACCACCTAATTTTACTAATCAGAGCAAAaccaaaaatacttcaaaaattattgtttttagttgttataaaaaataatctattCGTGACCCAGAAACAATGTATTTGAAAAATGTTATCACCTGAATTTTGATAAGCATATTATTCATTATACCTACTAGCAAATAAACACTCATCTGTGTTTTTCGatggaaaatttaaatttttatcatGGTATTATTAAAAGTTGCTGATATTAACTAGCTACGTAATCTGTAAAGGCACTTAAAGTTGATTAAATAGTTTCTAAAAACTTTTGTCTTCAAAACAACAGCCATGGTGGTATTCctataatatttcaatcaaattaaaaattatctaaATAATAATTACTAATACAATGTAAAAAATGTTTAACGATAAATAGAGAAATGTTAGTACCAAACACTttacagaaaaaagaaaaaaagaccAAAAAGGCGATGTTTGAGATTAATGTTATGGATATTTCAGGTATCTAGAgatttttagtaattataattataaaaaaccaTTATGTTTTCTATAAATAATTCAGTGTTTACTTTTTTTAATCACTTCTACTACATGTCATGTCGGATTATAACGACAAGTCATGTGTGATTGTTCGTTTGATTCCCGTTATTTCTCTAATATGTTCGTTGGAAATCTTTTCTCTTATAGATTTTCCTCTCTTCTCCAAAAATCAATTTCTGTTGCTCTTAGCgctgtatttattttttttttgtagaataatttaggaatatcccagttatagatatatttttgttttgcacgaaggctattccagtAAACACTTTTCCTCAAAGAGTCTGCGTTAACCTTCGGTGAAGACATTTTTCCAATGCGTAACTAAAATAAACatagttagttatttagtattattATTAGACATTTTGcagcatttaaccattgtttttgtctttcagatcttatttatttgatttatgcTTAAAATGTAGCAATAATGGCAATCGATAAAACTGAACTGTATCATGATTACTTACACGCATTCCATACTCAAAACACAACAGAGATTAgatatattttctttttaaattaattctttcagtgaaaatgttaaattttaattAGTCTTTGTACAAAACATAATTACAAAGAAAAgcaactaaaatgatctaaaacacaTTAAGTTCTAACAGAATAACATTTATGTTTGCCTCCCAGCCatcatattgatttaattttgacattaTGTTAGAATTCCCTATTTtagcatagctctgaagatggctttgtaagccgaaagcgcttagctaagaaGTAATAAATTTACACAATTCAGAAATAGTTTCCTTTCTCCTATCATTAAATGATAATTATTATTCTTACCTGGCCAGCCTCGTTGATGGCGTCTAAAACAATATTCCATCTACACGTATCGTTCAAGCCACATCGTTGGATGTCTGTCCAGACAATAGTTGAAAATTTCATAAACACCTGCGCCATATTTAAACTGTTGGTGATTACGTTTTGGTATTCAGCCAAAACAATGGTAGCGCAATTTTTAATTTGTTCGTTAACAATGGTTTTAATGGACTGGGAGAATTGGAAACGAGAAACACATCTGCCGATGATGTCTTCATTTGTAGTGGCTGAAGTAAATATTAAAATGTTACGAGGTGCTTATGTAAATTGtttttaaggggatgggtacgtagtttcggctctaatgctatttaaataagattaatttttttcaaatcctgagaaaactaataagtattttggaaaaatttgaacacagaatgaaagattacgttctttcCGAGGCGAGGGCCGAAAGACCCTGAAAACttatgtaatgtttattttaataagttaccgggttgaaaaactaagagaaaatgtaagggactttcggcactggataataatttagtctttcattctacgtttaaatttttttaaaatatttattagtttctccaggatttgaaaaaaatggacaccatgtccgttgtgatattttccaaatagaatattCGCTACCTTTGTcctacaacgcactgagtcaaattgAATAtaatgacaagacagtgacatttttaaatatttgacatggcatcggaaaTATTTTGAGTTGATGATTAAataatggtccaagagctgtgagacatttttgagtaggtattttaggcaagctgaaaatttttcaggtgactcttccataatagcctaatacaaaaatgccggtctggctggagggtagcggttattttccccaaaaatcccccccaaagttaaaaaaagggtaaaaattgttattacaaaaaatatcattgacgtgactttaaagtaaatttaaatattcaaatattaggaaaataaacaagccaggcgatttgagggcgattttagctctgcaagatacttgcatgggcgtcccaggattattttcaggggatgcatattaacttcaaaagattttatctgaatctgtacatactattaacaagtataaaatatacaactatacatgcatagctatgtatattccttctggacagggaggtacaattgttattttgacagggtattttttaatattaaaaataaatattctaaaaaaggcagctttttggtgaaattttccaactgccatgtgatcaaacaaattaggggttcatataaatgaaaagcgctataggtaagcagcagtgtgagaaagagcgtataccgatagctgtttgcgtcctctgttctagcgaagtgagtccgttcgctcgagaaaaatcacgtgacctggtgatacccatgttgttgtgcctcgaaacgttagagtaattgttatatattatagttttttaagtaacttttccttaattaaaggaaaataatacgtactatacaatagattttgcaaatatgataggaaatgacaaatttattattataaatatataggtagaaaattataaaactataaactaaataaattctgtgtccgaatcttgtacttcttcttcaaactcctcatctgagcttaaatattcattcttttcttcttcgtcagactcccctcgagactcagattcttcttctacatgaactgtagatagttgtaatatgcatttagaatttattaaaaattaattactgattaattaattgatttgctacgtattctctgtcattttgtacggagtcgaagcctgcacaaccacgggcgcatctgaagaaagacttgccattgttgagatgtggtgttatcgaataatgtaaaaaaataatgtacacaacacgtaacaaacgcggaaacattaagaaagatgaaaattagacaagaaatactcaacactatgaaggaaaaaaatgagctactttggtcatatactaagaaataaaaaacctgatgtgattggttatataaggaaaagtattaagtattggttttaaaagaaagaatacgtagcaactcaattaattaatcactaataatcttttaattaactctaaatacatattataactatttacagattaggtagaagacgaatctgagtcttgaggggagtctaacaaagaaaaagagaatgaatatttaagctcagatgaggagtttgaagaagaagtacaagacacagaattaatttagtctatagtttaataattttctacctatatatttataataatacatttgtttttttttctatcatatttgcaaaatctacagtgatgagcgcgctaataaccggcaaaacagctcaaaagatggaaaacataatacatctcgaaacaaaaagagatgaaactctttttgtttcgcaatgtgttatgttttcaaccttttgagctattttgccggttattagcttgctcatcactgtattgtatagtacgtattattttcctttaattaagaaaaagttacaacaacatggttatcgctaggtcacgtgatttttctcgagcgaacggactcgctcagttagaacagaggacgcaaacagctatcggtatacgctctttctcacactggtgcttacctatagcgcttttcatttatatgcacccgtaatttgtttgatcacatggcagttggaaaatttcaccaaaaaaaacctgtcttttttagaatatttatttttaatattaaaaaataccctgtcaaaataacaattgcacctccctgcccGGAAGGAGCGTACATAGCtctgcatgtatagttgtatattttatactcgttaatagtatgtacagattcagatgaaatcttgtgaagttcagatgcatcccctgaaaataatcctgggacgcccatgcaagtatcttgcagagttaaaatcgccctcaaatcgcctggtctgtttattttctttatatttgaatatttaaatttactttaaagtcacgtcaatggtattttttgtaatataaatttttgccctttttttaactttgggggggatttttggggaaaataaccgctaccctccagccagaccggcatttttgtattaggctatcatagaaaagtcacctgaaaaattttcaggttgcctaaaatacctactcaaaaatgtctcacagctcttatactataatattgatagtgtagaccagtaaggatctgcgaaaaaatgtctattttttgatgtgagaggtggcattcggatttttgcagataaagttaggtgacaccttcagtaataataattgacctatgctccttctcaaatatgcccggaacattaataaaaaaattaaaatatttaaaaatttcgaaaaacatcgatttttttctgctttctttgcttataacttcaaaacgattcgttttggaacaaagtcgtagaaaaataaaataaagataattgaattttgtatggtatacgactggtaaaaaaatgtcttaaggtattaccttttctgcaatatagcaataaatacaaaataagggggcaagataagtctgttgttattcaatattttttaactactttggtggcacttagtaCCTTAGTAAtttgcttagaaaattcttataacttacttaaatggtctaccaaatttcattaaaatcgacctaatagattttgcataataaatttacAATATAAATGTTTCTAAAAAAggtcaaattttttaaaatctttctgaacaaaaagcagacgatttagaagttggctaatttgtttacccataaagaggtgctctacctatccaATAcgctttacaaaattaaaatcggattattaaaagggccccagcaatgttttaaaattataaacaattctttggattataaacaaatagctttgtttaataataaaaaaattaatttttagcaatgcaaataattaaaagcggtataatttgactttcaaatgctgtcagcaaaatttctattttattttttaatcaaaagttacctattctcgttaaaaaattgcaatttttcgagtttttgaatgttccaccgcgtttatctcgaaaactattcatcctacgaaaaaacttgtaaccacattttttgcttagaattacccaggaaatacaaaaaaatgttttattttgcgaaaaatcgatgttatataattccttaagttctttgtttataacaaccttatcgacatccagaacaactgttacccaaaaaattcgtgatctacgggtcaaaatacataaaaaaacttgagtaagtctatttaaataaaggagcccgtaggtagcaccccctcctggacacagcactaatttatttataagccaaaaaattgtttataattttaaaacattgctgaggctgcttaaatattAAGATTTTA contains:
- the LOC126887304 gene encoding uncharacterized protein LOC126887304 encodes the protein MKVLAVLFFIFFCEVLSVSISNRQKTPLPIASPPNYDPDLSNIIKSIQNMEGVAENFTKNILRNHYRNLNQNLTDLDRRLAATTNEDIIGRCVSRFQFSQSIKTIVNEQIKNCATIVLAEYQNVITNSLNMAQVFMKFSTIVWTDIQRCGLNDTCRWNIVLDAINEAGQIPPKVYSLTAKIQSLVLKTITSIDSCAVEGLKVITKSGLDLAEGVFSCIASEARQNNDCVSNANNTLIPN